A section of the Rhodanobacteraceae bacterium genome encodes:
- a CDS encoding phosphoribosylaminoimidazolesuccinocarboxamide synthase: MTTTLAESNLPGLNRIHRGKVRDVYALPDQRLLMVATDRLSAFDVILPDPIPGKGEILTQMSNFWFARTESVCANHLTGIDPVSVLPDGVDPALYARRSVVARRLKPVPVEAIARGYLIGSGWKEYQALGSVCGIALPTGIPMAGELPEPLFTPSTKASVGDHDENIGFDRVVELIGADLAERVREATLTLYMHARRFAAARGILIADTKFEFGLDEDGTLRVMDEMLTPDSSRFWPAAEWSPGRNPPSFDKQYVRDYLETLDWNKTAPGPSLPAEIIEGTRAKYEEALRLLTA; the protein is encoded by the coding sequence ATGACTACGACTCTTGCTGAATCGAATCTGCCCGGTCTGAACCGTATTCACCGCGGCAAGGTCCGCGATGTCTACGCCTTGCCCGATCAGCGCCTGCTGATGGTGGCCACCGATCGGCTGTCGGCCTTCGACGTGATCCTGCCCGACCCCATTCCCGGCAAGGGCGAGATCCTGACGCAGATGTCGAACTTCTGGTTCGCCCGGACGGAGTCCGTGTGCGCCAACCATCTGACCGGCATCGATCCGGTCAGCGTGCTGCCCGACGGCGTCGATCCGGCGCTGTACGCGCGGCGCAGCGTGGTCGCCCGGCGCCTGAAGCCGGTACCGGTGGAAGCCATTGCCCGCGGCTATCTGATCGGATCAGGCTGGAAGGAATATCAGGCGCTGGGCAGCGTCTGCGGCATCGCCCTGCCGACTGGCATCCCGATGGCCGGTGAACTCCCCGAGCCGCTGTTTACGCCCTCGACCAAGGCCTCCGTGGGCGACCATGACGAGAACATCGGCTTCGATCGTGTAGTCGAACTGATTGGCGCCGATCTGGCAGAGCGCGTGCGCGAGGCCACGCTGACTCTGTACATGCACGCGCGCCGCTTCGCTGCTGCCCGCGGCATCCTCATCGCCGACACCAAGTTCGAGTTTGGCCTGGACGAAGACGGCACCCTCAGGGTCATGGACGAGATGCTGACGCCAGATTCCTCACGCTTCTGGCCCGCGGCCGAATGGTCACCGGGGCGCAATCCGCCATCTTTCGACAAGCAGTATGTGCGCGACTATCTGGAGACGCTGGACTGGAACAAGACCGCGCCTGGACCCTCGCTACCCGCAGAAATCATCGAAGGAACCCGGGCGAAATATGAGGAAGCCTTGCGCTTGCTGACGGCCTGA